One segment of Brassica napus cultivar Da-Ae chromosome C3, Da-Ae, whole genome shotgun sequence DNA contains the following:
- the LOC106352310 gene encoding 60S ribosomal protein L24-1-like has translation MVLKTELCRFSGQKIYPGRGIRFIRADSQVFLLVNSKCKHYFHNKLKPSKLAWTAMYRKQHKKDAAQEAVKRRRRATKKPYSRSIVGATLEVIQKKRAEKPEVRDAAREAALRDIKERIKKTKDEKMAKKAEFASKQQKIKGNIPKAAAPKAAKLGGGKR, from the exons ATGGTTCTCAA GACTGAGCTTTGCCGATTCAGTGGTCAGAAGATTTACCCAGGCAGGGGGATCAGATTCATCAGAGCTGACTCTCAG GTGTTTTTGTTGGTTAACTCGAAATGTAAGCATTACTTTCACAATAAGTTGAAACCGTCGAAGCTTGCATGGACCGCCATGTACCGTAAACAACACAAAAAG GATGCTGCACAAGAGGCTGTGAAAAGGAGGAGACGTGCAACCAAGAAGCCGTACTCTAGGTCTATCGTTGGCGCTACTTTGGAGGTTATTCAGAAGAAGCGTGCAGAGAAGCCTGAAGTTCGTGATGCAGCCAGAGAAGCTGCCCTACG TGACATTAAGgagagaatcaagaagaccaaGGACGAGAAGATGGCAAAGAAGGCCGAGTTTGCTTccaaacaacaaaaaattaagGGCAATATCCCCAAGGCTGCCGCTCCCAAGGCTGCAAAGTTGGGTGGTGGCAAACGTTGA
- the LOC106350826 gene encoding glutathione S-transferase T3-like, translating into MDSTNPYSMSANFVDLLNSQQESVVPEPCPYASFQHVGSSHLPEKASFCEDSTTERREREKWTVTDDLVLISAWLNTSKDPVVGNEQKAGVFWSRIAAYFAASPKVERGAKREVIQCKQRWQKMNDLVCKFCGSYAAATRQKTSGQNETDTVKLAHGIFYNDHKIKFNLHHAWEELRNDQKWCEVARRKIDGTSKKRKYDDGAQSESSQATSALGDQPTKRPPGVKAAKADSGKRSIAVDQAASEFQTMWTIKEKDMAAKERLKKMGLLESLICKKEPLFEYEEEKKKNLINEMLGN; encoded by the coding sequence ATGGATTCCACGAATCCATATAGTATGTCAGCCAATTTTGTTGACCTCTTGAACAGCCAACAAGAGAGTGTCGTTCCTGAACCCTGTCCCTATGCGAGTTTTCAACATGTCGGATCATCACATCTCCCTGAAAAGGCAAGCTTCTGTGAAGACTCAACTACAGAGCGTAGAGAAAGGGAGAAGTGGACAGTCACAGACGATCTTGTGCTCATTAGCGCCTGGTTAAACACCAGCAAGGACCCGGTGGTGGGCAATGAGCAGAAAGCAGGTGTGTTTTGGAGCCGCATTGCGGCTTACTTCGCAGCCAGTCCAAAGGTGGAAAGAGGTGCAAAGCGAGAGGTTATTCAGTGTAAGCAACGATGGCAGAAGATGAACGATCTAGTCTGTAAGTTTTGTGGATCCTATGCGGCTGCAACTAGACAGAAAACAAGTGGTCAGAATGAGACTGACACTGTGAAACTGGCACACGGGATCTTCTACAACGATCACAAGATCAAATTTAACCTCCACCATGCTTGGGAGGAACTGAGGAATGACCAGAAATGGTGTGAAGTTGCTAGAAGGAAGATTGATGGAACCAGCAAGAAGAGAAAGTATGATGATGGAGCTCAATCAGAGAGCTCTCAAGCAACGTCCGCTCTCGGTGATCAACCCACCAAACGTCCTCCTGGTGTTAAGGCGGCGAAAGCAGACTCTGGTAAGAGAAGCATCGCAGTTGACCAGGCTGCCTCTGAGTTTCAGACCATGTGGACTATTAAAGAGAAAGACATGGCTGCGAAAGAGAGACTTAAGAAGATGGGGTTGCTTGAGAGTCTCATATGCAAGAAAGAGCCACTTTTTGAATACGaggaagagaaaaagaagaatctaATTAATGAGATGTTGGGTAATTAG